From Shewanella acanthi:
GTTTAAAAACTAACTAAACCAATGCAATGTCGCGGCCGCCACGATAAGGTAACGCAGAGTTTTACCGATCAAAATCATCACTAATGCGGGGAGTGCCCTAAGCTTTAACCATCCCGCCAATAAACATAATAGATCGCCAATCACTGGCGCCCACGACAACAATAACGACCAAACACCGTAACGCTCAATAAGGGCTAAAGCTTTGGCCTGTTTTTCCTCACTAAGGGTCTCGGGGGACTTTGCAAACCGGCCAATACGCCCTAAATAAAAACTCGTCATCGCCCCTAAGGTATTGCCCACACAGGCTACCGCCACTAATGCGACCCAAGCTTGCGGCGCTTTATTCAGCAACGCAATCAGTAAAACTTCTGATCCTCCCGGTAACAAAGTAGCGGCTAAAAAAGCACCCAAAAACATCGTACTTAATTCAGGCATAAAAGCTTACTCTATGAAATTACTACTCTTTCAC
This genomic window contains:
- a CDS encoding YqaA family protein, translating into MPELSTMFLGAFLAATLLPGGSEVLLIALLNKAPQAWVALVAVACVGNTLGAMTSFYLGRIGRFAKSPETLSEEKQAKALALIERYGVWSLLLSWAPVIGDLLCLLAGWLKLRALPALVMILIGKTLRYLIVAAATLHWFS